ACTGGAACAGTAAGAGAAAAATACTTTAAAGAGGACAATAAATGAATCATTAACCTGAGTAGGAAACACAAATGAGGTCTGTGCCTTTAAAAACTAGTTTAAAACTTTCATAATTTCCTTTATAACTGCATCCAGTCCAAACAGGGTAAGTAAATCAGAGCTGGAGTACGGTTCTGCTCATATGATGACGATGATGGACACCAGTGTGGTGCGGTGCCTGTCTGCAGCGCATAGCTTAGAATTAATTAGAAAACACAATCAGCAGTATATTGATCACTCCATTGTGCGAGTGACCCCGTCGGGTCAGCTGCGAACTACGAGGCATGTAATTTCAGCTCATCACCATGCAAAAGTTTCACTCCTGTTTATCAAGCCGGTGTTTAGCATCTTTAACAGTCGCGACGAAGACCGCGAGGCCTCAAATGATTGCAATTACGCCTGTCGCCGGGGAAATTAGCCAGACCGGCTGGTGCACATCAAAAGTTTCTCTTCCCCTCAGAACATAAGCTCCAAGTTTGTCATTTCTGACCTGCCCTCACCTGTCATGAGATGCAGGGAGAAGTGCAGCCGCTGTTCCACTTGCATGAGGGACGCAAACGGCTTCGAGGTGGGTCTCAAGGCATCGCTGTTTACGTAATGCCTCCTGTGAAGACAATTACAGGAAGGAGGGGCGTTTCACTCAAGAGAGCCCCATCAAGGATGAAGAATATTCACGCCACGGACAGAAAGATAGGAGTTAAACATCTGCAGGTAAACATACCTATAAAAAAGGGGTTTGTGCATGGCTCACCAAGGCGAGTTTAGGGGCATTTTTAGTACTATATACTGTAGGATGAACTTTAAACCAGTTTAAGCTACAGTTCTCCGTTACTGGTGTGAGAAATCATGCATCCTGACACCTATAGATGGTAATACTGACACGGTGCTACAGATTCATAAGCCCTGGAGGTAACTCTGTACAACCTGTGCTAACAGCTAGATTTGTATACTCTAGGAAATTTGGACGACCATCAGGCTCAGGGAagtgaaagtaatgagaaaggaGGGTGAATTCCTCTTGGTACAAAAGGTCTAATGATTGCATAAATGTCAGTTGAAAAAGATAAATATCTTTATGTTTCAATCATGTGGTACAACTTTTATTGAATATAATATGATTCCTgcctctttcccctcaccccgAACCGGTTGCTACAGATGGCTGCCCTTCCTTAAAGCTAGTACTTCTGGAGGTTACTTCCtggtaaaagggagttttccttcccactgtagcAAAGTGCTTGCGCATAGAGGGTTGCCtaattgttgaggttttctctcCATTACTGCATGGTCTTTACCTgacaatataaagcatcttgGTGTTGTCATTTgctgctatacaaataaaaatgaattaaactgaatatttagagaaaaaaaaaaatggcacttGTGCATAGCTGCCTTAGGTTTGGTCTCTCCTATCCATCCATCCCCTCCAGCAACAGAGAGAAGGCAAAATGCTGAACTCATAGCTTCTGACATCACATTGATTACATTTATCCTTTTACAGACATTTAGAATGAATCTCTAATGAGCATGGGGGGTAAACCACAAGGCGTTACCTTTTGTAGTGGCACTGAATTACCACTTCAACAGGGTTGgtctttaaaatgaaagtgtTGCTAATCGGAGTCGGAGAGTACATCAGAGTAAATGTGTAGATGATGGCTTCTTCAGTCATCTGAAGAAAGTATTAAACAGTTAAGAGTGAAGTGAAATGCACAATAGTAAATAGGCCTGAGAAAACGGAGCGCCACACACCGTCACTGTGCTGCCGCAGCCCTCCAGCTCTGTTTGAAACCCCAGGACGAGTTTCTCAGTGTCTACCGCAGCGCAGTCTCCTACGGTCAGATCACTCGGACGGATCAACTGACCGTTTCCTAAGAACAAAGCGGAGAAGGCGCAGCTTAAATCGAGACCATTACCTGAGGCCATTTTATTCTTCAGTCAATAACACTCACGAGGAGTGGAGGTTCAGCCACAGGACAAACAGAAAAGTTTCTTAATGCactgctgtaaaatcagcattcGAGCACCCGACAGACAAGCCGAATGCCCCTTCACAGAGTGAAGAAATAAGAGGAAACGTAATATTGATCACCGAGACCATTGTCTGTGCCATTTGCAGTAATCAGCAGTGAGTATCCCATCTTCACTGTTCCATTCAATTTTCCAATTTGGGCCTCTAATCTAAACCTTTCCTTTTTAGACATCAGAGCAGAAGGTATGTTAAGTGGACCTGTGCCGGTGCCACTGcggataaaaaaaatttaaaaaaaaccctgcaaatcCGATCAATTTAAACAAATAATGGGCAGCCATTACCTAGGAAGTTTCGCTTGACCTCAATGGTGACCTTTACTTCGCCACAGTGCACCACTACACTGTCAGCTGGCACAGGAACCTGCTCCTCAAACTTCACTGGAACCTGGAATATCATCCGAATGGATTATATAGTTCAGAGAATTCAATAATTGCTATGTAGCTgtccaaaaataattttttttttttacactaccTTTGATTTCTGCTTGACTGCTAGGTTTAGATCTGGGTCTTGTTCCTGCAATTGTGACAACTCTTGAGTTTGGACGGTCTCCCCCTGCTCCAGCTGGGAAGGTTTTTGCTTCCTGAGCTGGTGGCTCCTGACCCGGTAGCTGACAGGAAAGCCGGCTGGATCCTTTTGTTCCATCTCGCTCGAGTGACGTCCGGCTGTCTGCAGTGATCTTGGCAGCTGCGAGCTTGTTGTCACTTGTTCTTTTGGGATTTGGCTAAAAGTGTCATTGGTGCTGACGTTTAACCAATTTTGTGTAGCGAAGCAGAAGTTTCCAGCTaagaagaaaagcagaaagCTGAACACAAACCCCAGCTCCATTAGAAGttttcacaaaacaaaacagcactgCTGTGCTTGTCTCTTCACCAGAAATCAGGTATAGGAACTTGGCACTGGCTCCACCTACTCCTAATGACTTGATTGGATTCCAGCCTGGAGTATTTCAGTATTGATTGCTGCGCTTGCTCcattatacagcaccaaatcacaacagcagcacctcaaggtgctttactgtaagataaagatcctacaataaaacaaagaacactCCAAATATCAGATAACTCTCTATGAACAAGCAGTTGgtgaaagtgggaaggaaaaacaccctattaacaggaagtaacctcTGGCAAAACCATCTGCCATGACAGGTTGGGGTGAGGGGGAGGCAGCACAATAATGTGTATATTTGTATTGTGGGGAAAAAGGCGGGGTTTGTGTTCATCTTTTTGCTTTTCTACTTTAGCTGCGCTACACAAAATTGGTTAAACGTTAGCACCAGTGACACTTTTAGCCAAATCCCAAAAGGGCAAATGCTGCCATCTGCTAAATGTCCAGCAATGAACAAAGACTtttataaacagaaacaagCCTGACCCCCTAACAGTAAGTGGCTTTCACGGCCCTCGTGAGGCAAATCAATCTACGCTCTCATGGAGTTTGAGCCCCCCGCCATCCCTCGTGTTTTGATGCTGCATGATCTTGAATGTCAAGGCGATGCGGTCAGCAGTTAGCAGAGTTCAGCAGAGATGCTCATAAAACTGAGATTTATGATCATCCACTGAGAGATTTCACAAATGTCACCACCGCCGCTACCaaatgtatgagtgtgtgtgtgctggtcaGCGGCGTGTATGACGCGTAACAGGAAGCATGGGGTGTGTCTTGAGGCTGTGCCAGCAGGCATGTCAGTCTTGCAGATGCCCTGCTTTCTTCTTCACCTGTTTTCATTCGACCTGTCATAAATATCATCAATGGTTTATGGTCTGTTTAAGATCTAAAGTTTGATAGATAGATTGCCTTGCTCCATATCATTTATGGTCCCTTTAAAATCTTTCTAAACTTGGTAATGCAATGCAAACCCAACAACTTGTTACTGTCTTTCTAATTGCATTTTCTGTGCCTCAGAGGCATTTCCAAACCAACAAACAATATAAAGTcaaaacattttcaataacAACACAACAGAAAATGTGAAGTATTTTGGAATACACCTTGAAGGATAACGTTTTCCtcagaaaaatatgttttttgctGTGCCTTGCTGCACAGGCAGTCAGTCCATGAGTGTATTTCAGTCTATGCACACCTCCAAGATGCTTGTATTTGTTCACAGTGTGGATCAGTTTTCTGGTAATGAAAGTGGGCTGGGTTGATGGTTTCCTCCTAAAATCAACTGACatttcctttgtctttgcggtGTTGAGGATGAGATTTGCACTCTCACACCATTTAATAAAATGTTCAGTGGCGCATGTCTTTCCTCTCCATCATATAAGAGGCTTGCTAAATCTGGATCATCTGCATGCTTAATAAATGTCTGTTAGGAAAAGAGTTGGtatacaaaataaacaaaaacagagataaAACACAATCCTGAGGGCAATCAGCAGCAGCTCCTTGGAGTAGTGGTTTCAACATTCGCCTTACGTATGTGAGATCTTTGGGTAAAGAGTGGGCAGAGACACAAACCCAGCCTCAGGGAGTCACAAGCTAGTGTACTGCTAGTGCTGATCCCAGATACACTATCCAGGTCCCAAGCCTGGATAAATGGGAGCGTTGAGTCATGAATTGCACCTGGTGTAAAAAGCTGTGCCAAATCAAGCATGTGGATCTACTGTGGTGACTACCTTTAGTGGGGTTAcacagtggtgcagtggttgGCACTATCAAGAAGGTTCTAAGGAAAACTAGAAGTTATCACCTTATTCCAGATTGGGATGTTGGGAATTTTCTGCCTTTGagtaaatggatggatggaatttaaTGCTACTAAAGTTCCAATACCATCCCATATGTTGGACAGATAATGTGAATGCattcatccatccgtccatccatccatccattcatccatccatccatccatccattcacttccacttatcctttttcagggttgcagggggtgctggagcctatcccagctgtcatagggcgagaggcggggtacaccctggacaggtcgccagtctgtcgcagggctaacacaccgggacagacaaccattcacactcacattcactcttatgggcaatttagatttttcagtTAACCAATCCCCACAAAGTGCATGCATACAGTACATATTAAATGTACTGTATGTACTATTAAATCGTTATTTTACTTCAAAAAATGTTGGCTAACTTCATGTATTGGGTAGATTAACATGTACATGTAATATATCCTGGCCCCCAAACCTGCACAGGGTATCTACCCCAGTGCTAAAAGTGAGCGTGGTGCTCTTTTCATCCAAGGTGTTCCTTTTTCAGTCCAAATACAATTTCACTTGTTTCCAAAAACAAGTCTGGTTTAACCAGATGTTTTTCGCCCACTGAACCTTTCCGCAGCTTTTTTGCCGTCATATGGGTTTTGTTTCGGGGGTTTTTGCTttgcccttctggccaacagaTGTGCAGCTCTTTCAGATCTTGTTTGGTCCATAACTGACCTTTCCTAATGCAGTTTCAGACAGAAGCAAGCTGAAGACAGTGAAATATATTGTCTGTTGGCACGGATTTCATTTTCAGATCCTCACTCGGTTCAAGGAAGGGGTTGGGATTGTCACCGTGCAACCAAAACACTAATATTTAACCTTTCGAATTATTTCAGGCTAAAGAAGTCAGTAAACGTCTTCTACAGAGTGCTGTAGGAGAGAGTGCACATGTCACATtagttgggggttttttttttggctttttaaagCGTATGGCATAAAAAGCAACCACTGGCACCTGTAATTTCGATATATCTGAGGAAATAAACTCTATTTATGCAAAACTATAACATTACCTCAAACAAAAACCATAATAAGATCTTCTTGGGGGGGAAAAATCCTGCTTTAAAAGCTAAATGAGTTTAAATAGCTTCCCCTTGATACAGACACACTAATCCTTGCTGACCTACAGGAATACATTAtagctctttttctctctcaggaTCTCCCTGCAGACTACCCAACAGAGAGGCTGCTATTGTCAGGAACTGGCTTTTATCTTTTGCTGATCACTGGCAAAACAAAGagaggtgtgtgtatgtgtgtgctagtttggggggggggagtgaAATCAGTCCATCCCTGCCAGTCAGACCCCCGCTGCCGCCAATCTCTAACTTGGTTAGCTCCCTCTAATTTGGCCCCTGGAGGGCCCTAATGTGGTTCCCTGTGGGGGTTTGTGAAAGGGCCTGGCAGCTTCTACCCctaagcgcacacacacacacacacacacacacacacacacacacacacacacacacacacacacacacacacacacacacagctgccacTCCCATCAGCTTCTGTTTCCAATATTCCTGATGCATTTTTGAAACAACAAGGACAGGATGATGCAGGTAAAACAGGCCGATTCTCTGCtaagacaataaacacacacacgcgcgttCTCCCACTCACTTCTACCAGATGGAAAATCATCAAACGCCATGGCACACCGACAACACAGATGCTCAGAGAGAGcaacacgcgcacgcacgcacacacacacacacacatacatgcaggaAAACACACGTGTCCCCTGTCACATTTTGCTGACAGCACAAAGTCATGGAAACAGCTCGATTTGGCCCTCGCTGCACTGCGCCATACGGATTACGGTTATGGAGGCTCATTAAAAACATGTAGTGGGAGATGGATTAGTTATAGCCTGCTGTTGTGGTGGGCGAACAGCGCTTCAAGATCAGCGGATTTCTGTGCGTTTTGTCAGCGCTCATGTGGCGGTGAATAGGTTTTGCGTGGGATAGGGGAGATATTTCTGAGGGATATTTTGCCTTCCAACACGTACTGCCATGTGCTTTTAAGGCACTGGCATCATTTATAGGGCCACTGCTTCAAACTATCTTGGTAGATTGTCAGACTTATATAAGTCTGACAATCTGCCAAGATAGTTGAAAAGGTTGAAACTGAAGCACGCGAGGGGAAAAGAACCAAGGAAGTAAGTGTGAGAGTAAGAAGAGAAAGTGAGAAAGGCCTGGGAGTAGAAAGACCGGGGGAAGGGAGGGAGAAAGTCAAAAcaaaggagggagaggagaaaaatgtGGCTGGGGTCAGTGAACCTTGGGGTTGGGGATAACAGACAAGCAGCTCTGTGGGTCCCGGCGGGCGCAACGTGAAATAACAGCACGCTGGGCTCTGATTCACGGCCCATCAGCGGCCATATCCAACACATCTCCACACAAGGACGCACATTCTGCTTTCACACAGTCTCGGGTACAAACTCGCACATAGGGTTCgtgcacaggcacacacacacacacgcacgcatgcaGGGAGCTAATGGACTGTTATTAAAGACATGCATCACACTGTGTCACCTACTGACCACACGCAAAGCCCTCCACACATCTGCACATTGCtgcaatgcacacacacacactagtggGATAACAATCTCCCAGCACAGCAATAACAGCTGATGTATCATTTAGCAGAGAGCTGGAAGTGACACGGCGAGGTGACagtgacacagacacactcctAACTCTGACAGCAGACACCGCTGCCCGCGCTCCACACAACCTAACCTCGTATTTTAAACACAACATCCGTGACATTTCTCATGAAGCCGGCAGCGTCTCCCTCAATGGCCTGCGAGCGGCCTTTGTCACGCTGTAAAGGTCTTCGGCGCTGGCTGATTGACAGGTGTCATCACCCCCATGCAGAGGAACAATGCGCTGACCTTAAGCCTCCACTCGGTCCTACATCGCGAGTGCTCTCAGAAACTTTCCTGTTTTACGATCTGATTTATGCACAAATGCCTTCATTAACTTTGTCCAGTCTCTAATTTCACACTTTCTAATTTCACAGTTCACACTTTGAGGTGGAACACTAACCCTAATCCTGTCTACAGAAACTAGAGGAATATGAAAACTAACTTTGTTTCAATTAAAAACCAAATCACTAAAAGCAGCCACTTTGCGTTGTAGGGTCTTTGCCCTCCAATAAAAAACGAGAATGCCCCAACGactccctgtgagcaagcacttggagacagtgggaaggaaaaactcccttttaacaggaagaaacctccagcagaaccaggctcagggcagGGTGAGCAATCTACGGTGACTGAGTGGATGGAGACAGgagaaaagacacactgtggaagagagccagcgattaataataactaatgattaaatgcaatcacagtgcatcatgggaagtccctGCCACCCTAGGGcttttgcagcataactaaacgagggttcagggtcacctgatctaaCCCCAACTATAAGATTTCTTAAATATTAACGATAGACGAAGATTACCCGTCTACGTCACCTGTAAGGTTTCCTCACTTTTAAAGCCAGGAGACGACAGGAAACAAATGATCTGAACATATTAACAAAACACGTGAGAAGGCTTTTAACCAAAGTGCCGTAAGAACGTGGGTGGCCCCACTGGGAATCAAACGTCGAAAGTGTTAAGAGCCCGCGGACCGTGCCGCACTCATGACCTCACTGTTTTTATCCCAGTGTTTACGCTCGCAGAACGGCTCGCAACGATCGCCACAGCTTCTGTTGTGGAAAGGGACTTAAATGGTGCGTTTTtgagagaagaaaaggaagCTAAAAACCTGCCTTCCTTACATGGGCATATTTGTGGCGCGCACATGCTCACATAAAAGTCTCGCAGGCCCCCCCGCCCCCACCCCTAACTCCACTACCGTCTCctgaatctctctctctctctcagctatGCTGCAATTCAAGCCTTTTGTTTAATAAACAATTTGTCAGTGATGTATCGAACTCCAGCTCTAATTTGATTGTCTGTGAAATGTGTATGGAGGTGGCTGCctgctctcttcctcctctctctctctccctgtctgcagaaccagcccccccccccctcccagcGTACAGGTCCGTGCTCGTGGTGCATTTTCAGCCTGTGTCTCTTTGCGCGCAGGGATGAGGATGGAAGAGCAATCCTTAAGGGTTTGCAATTACATCTAAACGGCATAATCAGACATGATGGATGGCTGTTGCCTCTTCCACAATGTCTAGACCTCAGCTCTAGCGGTGCAACAAGGTTATAAGAGAGTGGTAGATGATGAAAGATTTAATAGTTTTGTTCTGCTTTCCTCAAACTCTGCTAcctgttttttagtttttatttaaccGTTTATGTCCCCCTCTCTGGCGACCTTGCCGACATTTGAACGATTTAAGCACCGACAAAtcggtttgtgtttttttgttaggGGTTTTTGGGCTGAATAACTTAATTCTGATATTTTGCAGTAAAATGGGACATTTAGGAAGGACATATTTTTTGGATGGTTTAATCCTAATTAAACCTCAATTCTaacgtttttttctttcttctaaaGGAGAAATCATGGAAGGATTTAGTTATAATATTATTCAAATGCTTAAAAAATAAGCAATTCCAGCTTAAAACAACCCATTGCGCCGCTTCCTGTATGATTGCTGAACTTGTGTTGGCCAATAGGTGGCACTGTGGGACCAAAAGTTCATTTCTAAGCACCTGGTTGAGGCAGCACCGACTCAGAGAGGAGCTGAGCACAAGCACAACCCGGTAAGTGCTGGGTGGCAGGTAAAATGGTGTTAAGGTTCTTAAAGTTGTATTCATCCTACATCCTTACAGTCAGAATTATATGGTTCATTCCAGCCATCAGGCTTGCAAATAAATGCCTTGGAGATGCCACAATGATCAATTTAGGATCTGAGGTAAGATGTTAAATGGACAGAATAATTGGGAGACTTCACTCTGGCAATTTCTTGCAAGGTTCTTGCAATTATCTTGGACAATTGCATCCTTTGACTCGCCAGGTGCTTTAATTGAAACGAGAGCAGTTACAATATAAGACAGTGATTATGCAcgagggaagaagaaaaaaaacgcaTTCATCTGCGAGAGTGTAGGTGCTCAAAGCTCGTGACTGCTCGCAGACACGTGGACAGGACTTGTCAGTGCTGTCAACAAGCTGACTGGTAAATAAAAAGAGAGAGGTAGCTTTGTCAGCTGTAATTATCCAGATGGGCcacgtgtgtgcgtgcatgtgtgtgtgtgtgtgtgcaaggaGTGAAAAGCAGCTGGTAAAGACAAGAGATTGTCATTTCCAGAAAACAGACATCTTCCTCTCAGAGAATGGTCAGGAGCTGCTGTCACTCGCATTGttaccaaagaagaagaaaaagaagaaggcaaggggggggagagagatgTGAGAAGCGGCCTCGCTTCCTGTAAAATGAATCTTTGATTGTGCTTGTTCAttctgtgacatcactggggcGGAGGCGCCCGGCTTTCCCACGAGAGCCTCATTACCCACAATCCCAGAGGTTTCACGACGATGTTGTCATTACCTCAGTCGctaccatctctctctctctctccctccgtctctccctccatcttcctccttctccaCCCTGCATGTCTTTCTGCTTCGATGATCAGGCTGTCGCTCGGGACCATCACACAGATGTtggtacaaaaaaaaactaaactaaacaaacaaCTCAAAAATAGACATGATCCCTGTCAGAAACACACAATTCACGTCCCAGGCTGAGGCTGTTTTTGTGGCTGATGAgaacagaagagaagagaaggtgGAGGCATGTCTTGCCACAGTCCAACTCTTAATCTCCTCTGATCAACAGGCTTGTGGTGCAGCTGAGCCCACCTCACACGACTTGAAATGAGCTCTTACCCAGCCTCTGAACCCACCACCGTATGAGTGCTTCCTACCTGCATGCTGGCCATGTTGATCACAGTCCTTTGATCAGATCTACAGCTTTCCAGACACGACTTGATTTACCCACCGTGTAGATGAAAAAGCCTCGATGGGGAGAAATGCGGCCTCGCTGTCTCGTCTGTTTGTCGGTGCGTTTGTGCTTCTGCAAAGGCGCTGCAAGGAGGAACTTGTCCTCGGGCATCTTTGGCCATGTGCACCCAGTTATGCTTGTTGTTACCCAGAGCTGGCCCTGATATTTGCTGCTGCGTTTTATCTTAAGGGTTCCTTTAGCATCAAAACGTGGCGGCTCCTCCTTTGCAGCGAGCTATTAAAACACCCACGCCAATTTGATCATTGGAAACGTGGCAGAAACAAACGACTTTGTGGAATAGCCGCCGGCGGAGAAATCATTCTTGCCCTAATGTTGGCTGCTCGCAGTTCTGacaatgaaaaacagagaggcaaAGGGAAGTACTTTCACCCCCACACCCTCGACTCTCCCTGTGACATTCGGGGAGATATTTACCTTGTAAAGATCTTGACATTTTGCTGCGCGCTCTAATaacactctgaaatatgaataagAGTGCAAAGAGTGGATAGGAGCCCTGCAGAGCTTTTGTTAACAGGTATTGATTGATACCGAgggggaaggaaggaaggagctGAGCCATGGGAGGACCATGGGGAGCCACTTTTTACTGATCGTCTATTAACCTTGTCAAAAGACCTCGCCCGCTGCCTCACGCTGGCCAGGGGCATCCTTGGTGGTCATCACAGCCTCTGTGATTTTCTTATCAAAGCAAAAATCCAGCCTAAAGCGTAATTCTCAGCTCAGGCTGACGATGTCAGAAGCCCGGTCGATGGACGGATGTCAGTATTGCTGTGATACAGGGAACTAGGTGACTCAAATCTTTTCAAAGAAATTTGCAGTGGTGCCCTTGTCTGCACGCGTCATCCACTCTAAAGGCCATTTGAGCCAAACAACACACGTTTTATTATTGCAGTAAGAAAAATGATTTCTTATGCTTACAGAAGTTATTGACATATACTTCCTGTGTGGTCGTTTTATGTTGCAGTTAGCGGACCAAAGCAAATGTCTGCAGATCAAAATTTTTTATAGGAAATTATCTCAATGGGATTTGTTTCTGAAATTAGTTTAACTGAGATCCGGtgtatttgtacattttatGATGAAGCCTAGAAAAGAACAAATACAGTAAGACCTTGAAAATACTTATATAATATAGTGAATATAGTGAAGACTGCAATCTTAcagcaaatatgacaataacaacaaaaaatttTGAAATCTGTGTGGGTTTGTTAGTTTTCTATGCAATCATCAAGTGTTGTGCAACCAAACTTGTCACTTTGGGTCATCTTAGGCCTCTGAAGGTTCTTATCTATATCAGCTATTATGATGTCATAAAGTTGTATGGTAACCGCCCAGCAACGGTCTAAAATTACCCGTCATATAGCTACAATAGTTTATGAAAGGATactattattttaatttcatgacAATAACATCCAAAGTTAAATGATTTATGCTTAGCAACCACTGAAAGCAAGCTAAAATAACCCTGCAGCccctggttgtttttttttagcttttcttAACGTCCTTGCATATACCAGTTTGCTAACAGGACAGATCAGATAGTGCTGTTGCACTGGCATGTACAAATCTGTTGTAAGTCATCAGATTGCAGGCAGGCTCAAACAGCTCTGCCTGAATGTGTAACAATCAAGTAAAAATTTCTTTTACCAAATCccattaaatgtaacattttatatTGTACTTACAACATTACATGGACAATTTAcatgaaattaaaatttaatttttttcagctCACTCGACCTATAACCTCGTTGCTTTAATTGCTAGTTTCTCATTGGATTCAACATATTTATTGTGTAAATTATTTTACCCATGAGAGGCTGATAAAGTGAAGTACCCTGTTACTGTTAAGCCACTAGCACGTGAGCATGCAGATGCACGAGCATGCATCCAGTCACATTTATCCCATTCTTGTCACATCTGATTTCATAGCACCAAGATGGCAGCAGTCTTCAACACAGGACTTCACTTACCAGTGGATGAAGTCACAGTGACTGCATTCATCTTTTAGATACAGTCTATGCTCTATGTACCATGCACACAGGGCCCAGTTTTGCATTTGTGCTAAAGCACTTAACACAAAGTGCAGCTGAGTGATGTGCTAATGCAATTTTCATGATTCCCTGAggtatctttttttcttcttcttcttctgcctgTGTTTGTCTGTCACTGCTATCATTTTTAATGTCAGTCTCCATGTGTTTAGTGTTGTTATGATTCACTGCTAGTTATACTTtttggttacttcctgttttactctgaAGGTTAGTTCTCGTGTGTCTGGTTTTGGTTTATAtcacttcctgcttttgttgttttccttcCTTGTCTGTCTGACCTGCTTTCATTAGCTCTACCTGTGCTAGATTTTTCCCACTTTAAGTGTGTCCCATCTCTAGTCTCTTTAGAGCTTGTGCCACCCAGAACAAAAAAGCTTGGACAAGTCTGCATAAAAAGTTAACTCGCCAGAAGTTTGCCCTTTGACAAAATCCATCCAacaacttttaagatatttttgtCTGTAAACCTGCCGTTGTCAGACCTAGAGCGATGTGGTCATTTTACCTGGTTCTGTGGAACTATTATTTTTGACAGCTTGTCTAACAAAGACATGACTGATTGTGCAAACTTGCAAAACAGG
The window above is part of the Maylandia zebra isolate NMK-2024a linkage group LG23, Mzebra_GT3a, whole genome shotgun sequence genome. Proteins encoded here:
- the LOC101478682 gene encoding zona pellucida sperm-binding protein 3 isoform X2, which produces MELGFVFSFLLFFLAGNFCFATQNWLNVSTNDTFSQIPKEQVTTSSQLPRSLQTAGRHSSEMEQKDPAGFPVSYRVRSHQLRKQKPSQLEQGETVQTQELSQLQEQDPDLNLAVKQKSKVPVKFEEQVPVPADSVVVHCGEVKVTIEVKRNFLGNGQLIRPSDLTVGDCAAVDTEKLVLGFQTELEGCGSTVTMTEEAIIYTFTLMYSPTPISNTFILKTNPVEVVIQCHYKRRHYVNSDALRPTSKPFASLMQVEQRLHFSLHLMTEDWQSQRPSSVYFLNDVMHIEAAVLRGNHVPLRVYVDSCVATANPDPYSQPRYSLINNHGCLTDTKLTGSKSYFMPRSHEDKLHFQLKAFRFHQDDRKTLYITCQLKATPVSAPVDSEHKACSFLSEAKRWVASGGDNKVCSCCETSCGTQRWKRSLAANDALRWEGTAALGPILLEENVLEEGSTEPLELPPEPVSLQQTQEVTRAALFSAVALLCGVWMALAVVLVFTSTVICSSPCKPTGYSVCT
- the LOC101478682 gene encoding zona pellucida sperm-binding protein 3 isoform X1, translated to MELGFVFSFLLFFLAGNFCFATQNWLNVSTNDTFSQIPKEQVTTSSQLPRSLQTAGRHSSEMEQKDPAGFPVSYRVRSHQLRKQKPSQLEQGETVQTQELSQLQEQDPDLNLAVKQKSKVPVKFEEQVPVPADSVVVHCGEVKVTIEVKRNFLGNGQLIRPSDLTVGDCAAVDTEKLVLGFQTELEGCGSTVTMTEEAIIYTFTLMYSPTPISNTFILKTNPVEVVIQCHYKRRHYVNSDALRPTSKPFASLMQVEQRLHFSLHLMTEDWQSQRPSSVYFLNDVMHIEAAVLRGNHVPLRVYVDSCVATANPDPYSQPRYSLINNHGCLTDTKLTGSKSYFMPRSHEDKLHFQLKAFRFHQDDRKTLYITCQLKATPVSAPVDSEHKACSFLSEAKRWVASGGDNKVCSCCETSCGTQRWKRSLAANDAHIGFAYFYAALRWEGTAALGPILLEENVLEEGSTEPLELPPEPVSLQQTQEVTRAALFSAVALLCGVWMALAVVLVFTSTVICSSPCKPTGYSVCT